The Odocoileus virginianus isolate 20LAN1187 ecotype Illinois chromosome 3, Ovbor_1.2, whole genome shotgun sequence genome includes a window with the following:
- the PGBD2 gene encoding piggyBac transposable element-derived protein 2: MASSSSGLSTGSTSSKLKSVKLLEVLNALEEEESHTREEIFIAPPKNAAGDFTDEDSGDEDGQRGTHVPGNVLHAFVVPEDSGTAEEEEDDLQLQPATKKRKAVVEPQRVWTKRDIRPDFSSWTATDPHMEDLKSQELSPVGLFELFFDEGTINFIVNETNRYARQKNVNLGLTAQELKCVLGILILSGYISYPRRRMFWETSPDSHHHLVADAIRRDRFELIFSYLHFADNNELDESDRFAKVRPLIVRMNYNFRKHAPLEEFYSFGESMCEYFGHRGSKQLPSGKPVRLGYKIWCGTTSRGYLVWFEPSQGTVFTKPDRGLDLGGSMVVKFVDALQTRGCLPYHIFFDKVFTSVKLMSILRKKGVKATGTVREYRTERCPLKDPKELKKMKRGSFDYKVDESEEIIVCRWHDSSVVNICSNAVGIEPVGLTSHHSGAAKMQTQVHQPSLLRLYQEKVGGVGRMDQNIAKYKVKIRGMKWYSSFIGYVIDAALNNAWQLHRICCHDAQVDLLAFRRYVACVYLESNADTSSQGRRSRRLETESRFDMIGHWIIHQDKRTRCALCHSQTNTRCEKCQKGVHAKCFRAYHIR; this comes from the exons ATGGCTTCATCTTCAAG CGGCCTCTCTACTGGGAGTACCAGCTCAAAGCTGAAGTCTGTGAAGTTACTTGAGGTTCTGAATGCTCTGGAAGAGGAGGAATCTCACACTAGGGAAGAGATCTTCATTGCACCACCCAAAAATGCTGCAGGGGACTTCACTGATGAAGACTCAGGTGATGAAGATGGCCAGCGAGGAACCCACGTGCCCGGTAATGTGTTGCATGCTTTTGTGGTCCCTGAGGACTCTGGCAccgcagaggaggaggaagatgaccTGCAGCTGCAGCCAGCCACGAAGAAACGGAAGGCAGTAGTGGAACCTCAACGTGTTTGGACCAAAAGAGATATCCGCCCGGACTTCAGCAGTTGGACAGCAACAGATCCTCATATGGAAGATCTCAAAAGCCAGGAACTGAGTCCTGTAGGTCTCTTTGAACTGTTTTTTGATGAAGGAAcaattaattttattgttaatGAAACCAATCGTTATGCTAGGCAGAAAAATGTCAACCTGGGTCTGAcagcccaggaattgaagtgTGTCTTGGGCATTTTGATTTTAAGTGGGTATATCTCTTATCCAAGGAGAAGGATGTTTTGGGAAACATCTCCTGACTCACATCATCATCTTGTGGCTGATGCAATTCGAAGGGACAGATTTGAACTGATCTTCTCATACCTGCATTTTGCAGATAACAATgagcttgatgaaagtgataggtTTGCCAAGGTCAGGCCTCTTATCGTACGCATGAACTACAATTTCCGGAAGCATGCACCCTTGGAAGAGTTCTATAGCTTTGGTGAATCCATGTGTGAATACTTTGGACACCGGGGGTCTAAGCAGCTGCCTTCGGGGAAGCCTGTGCGGCTGGGCTACAAGATCTGGTGTGGGACGACCAGCAGGGGCTATCTGGTGTGGTTTGAGCCCTCCCAGGGCACAGTGTTCACTAAGCCAGACAGGGGCCTGGACCTGGGAGGCAGTATGGTGGTGAAATTTGTGGATGCACTTCAGACACGTGGCTGTCTGCCATACCACATATTTTTTGACAAGGTTTTTACAAGTGTCAAATTGATGTCCATTTTAAGGAAGAAAGGAGTGAAGGCCACAGGAACTGTTCGTGAGTACAGAACTGAGCGTTGTCCCCTTAAAGATCCCAaagaactgaagaaaatgaagaggggTTCATTTGATTACAAAGTTGACGAGAGTGAGGAGATCATTGTGTGCCGCTGGCACGATAGCAGTGTGGTCAACATCTGCTCCAATGCTGTGGGCATAGAGCCGGTGGGGCTGACCAGCCATCACTCGGGAGCAGCCAAGATGCAGACCCAGGTTCATCAGCCATCCCTGCTGAGACTGTACCAGGAGAAGGTGGGGGGTGTTGGCCGTATGGACCAGAACATCGCCAAGTACAAGGTGAAGATCCGGGGTATGAAGTGGTACTCAAGTTTCATTGGTTATGTTATTGATGCAGCTCTTAACAATGCTTGGCAGCTGCATAGGATATGCTGCCATGATGCCCAGGTGGACCTCCTGGCCTTCCGAAGATATGTGGCCTGTGTGTACTTAGAGAGCAATGCAGACACGTCATCCCAAGGGAGGAGAAGCAGGCGGCTGGAAACGGAGAGCCGCTTCGACATGATTGGGCACTGGATCATCCACCAGGACAAGAGGACCCGCTGCGCCCTGTGCCACTCACAGACCAACACCCGCTGCGAGAAGTGCCAGAAGGGCGTCCACGCCAAGTGCTTCAGGGCATACCACATCCGGTAA